Proteins encoded in a region of the Augochlora pura isolate Apur16 chromosome 4, APUR_v2.2.1, whole genome shotgun sequence genome:
- the LOC144468258 gene encoding uncharacterized protein LOC144468258 translates to MSSAKIIENPEIPGLECFLPPPPPPPPPVASPKSNNVQSPGEQPQPEAIKTETATSTCPSEAPAITVPASVAPFPNLPVPAPYMMHPAMQPQTPGQPAAPWWIPTDADTTDLYARWYDTTYKAAAAAAAAAAAVAAAAPAVQFGKSKTKHHKRKNEFIDPAQDAEKVASAQRELSALMKPLNCDLCNAVMNSTLQAKLHYDGKPHQKKVSIFLNQSVKKQKTEDGQVTSTTNDWQNYCDICKAWFTSQMDAAQHYVGKKHIRAASGGRRARPSKKSQSQNQYNQIDPTGRYSIGTGFQPEVPPPAATQPVVPDGTAALPTPGTAALFTPPPYPTPLRCDLCGVSANRQDQLETHKRGARHLRMLRLNGLPVPEPTTENETTPTTPGPIDYSICRTPSGQYYCAPCNLSLNSESMFAQHVESKKHKNQSNPKSPSNAAVVSKKARFKKK, encoded by the exons ATGTCCAGCGCGAAAATCATCGAGAATCCAGAAATACCCG GATTAGAATGCTTCCTGCCGccgcccccgccgccgccaccgccggtCGCGTCGCCGAAGAGCAACAATGTACAGAGCCCCGGCGAGCAACCGCAGCCGGAAGCGATCAAAACGGAAACAGCGACCAGCACCTGTCCGAGCGAGGCGCCGGCTATCACGGTGCCGGCCTCCGTCGCGCCGTTCCCGAACCTTCCGGTGCCAGCGCCGTACATGATGCACCCCGCGATGCAACCGCAGACACCTGGACAGCCGGCCGCGCCGTGGTGGATCCCCACTGACGCGGACACCACGGACCTGTACGCCCGATGGTACGACACGACCTACAAAGctgccgccgcggccgcggccgccgctgccgccgtcGCGGCGGCCGCACCTGCGGTCCAGTTCGGCAAGTCGAAGACCAAACACCACAAACGCAAGAACGAGTTCATCGATCCCGCCCAGGACGCAG AGAAAGTCGCGAGCGCCCAGAGGGAACTGTCAGCGCTAATGAAACCGCTGAATTGCGATCTCTGCAACGCAGTC ATGAACTCGACGCTGCAGGCGAAGCTGCACTACGACGGCAAGCCGCACCAGAAGAAGGTGTCCATTTTCTTGAACCAGAGCGTGAAGAAGCAGAAGACGGAGGACGGCCAGGTGACGAGCACGACCAACGACTGGCAGAACTATTGCGAC ATCTGCAAGGCGTGGTTCACGTCGCAGATGGACGCGGCGCAGCACTACGTCGGCAAAAAGCACATAAGGGCGGCGAGCGGAGGACGTCGTGCGAG GCCGTCGAAGAAGTCGCAAAGTCAAAATCAGTACAATCAAATAGATCCTACCGGACGATACAGTATAGGAACCGGCTTCCAACCCGAAGTCCCACCTCCTGCGGCCACGCAACCAGTCGTGCCGGACGGTACGGCGGCACTACCCACGCCTGGCACGGCCGCCCTGTTCACACCACCGCCATATCCGACGCCTTTGCGTTGCGATTTGTGCGGAGTCTCGGCTAATCGCCAAGACCAGCTAGAGACGCATAAGCGGGGTGCCAGACACCTGCGAATGCTCAGGTTGAACGGGCTACCTGTTCCCGAACCCA CTACCGAGAACGAGACCACCCCCACGACACCTGGGCCCATAGACTACTCTATTTGTCGGACACCGTCGG GCCAGTACTACTGCGCGCCGTGCAACCTGTCCCTAAACTCGGAGAGCATGTTCGCCCAGCACGTGGAGAGCAAGAAACACAAAAACCAGTCGAACCCGAAATCGCCGTCGAACGCCGCGGTGGTGTCGAAGAAAGCGAGATTCAAGAAGAAATAA